A window of Mucilaginibacter robiniae genomic DNA:
GTATGTACCCGTACAACGCCTGATAAAACTAAATTAACCAAGATACGCTGTGCACGCCTGCGGCTTAAATTCAGCAGATCACAGTATTCTTTTACCGTAATACGTTCGTGTTTATCCAGATACTCCAATAAAGCTTTTTCTTTAGAGGAATACTCTATTAATACACCTTCTTTATTGTCGGAACGTTTTAATACATCTACCACAATTTTGCTGGCCAGTACACTTTTATCTTTTATTCGGATGTACACCCACCATTTACCATCATCGCCCAAAGCGTAGTGAGGTTTTGTGTCGCTCTCTTCAATCTCTGCAATCAGCACTACTTTGTCATCAATGTATATCTCCTCAAAAGCCGGTTCTAAAGCAGGACGGGCATAAAAATGTGCCGCCTTGGTAATCATATAACGCTCTTCATCTTCTGATTTTACGCCTTTAATAGAGCCGTCATCAGCCACGCCAATTAATAGGCGCCCTCCTTTATTGTTGGCGAAGGACACCATTGTTTTGGCTATCTTCTCGCAACTGGTTATCGTTTTTTTAAAATCCTGCGATACACCTTCCCCCTCTAAAATCATTCGTCTGATATTCATTCTCTTATAAATCAGTAATAACCGGGTAAGGAGTAAAAATTTCCATCCACCTATCAGTATTGTTCAACGGGTTAAAACCCATTTGCTGATACAGGCCATGTGCATCGGCAGTAGCCAACGTCCATCTTCTTAAACCGTCAAATTCCGGATAATTTAATATTGTTTGTATTAACCATTTGGATAAACCTATACCGCGGTAAGCTTGAAGTACAAATACATCACAAATGTAGGCGAATGTAGCTTTGTCGGTTATTACTCTCGCAAAACCAACCTGTTCCTGATTTTTATAGATTCCGAAACATACCGAACCTGCTATTGCTTTGTGTAGGCGTTCGGCAGTTAACCCCTTTGCCCAATAGGATTCCTTTGTCAAAAAACTATAAACTACATCAAAATTCAGCAAGCTGTTATCTGTTGATATGGTAAAACCTTTATTCAGGAAAGTATTATAATTAACAAATGTTTGCATGTTGCTGTTTGTTTAATAAAGTGACGAATTTAAAATTCCTTTACAACAGCTACGTTATGCATTGCTATTATATTGACTATTAACGTTAGATACGATTAATACGGTTAGATAATCGTTCCATATTAAAGTAATTATTTCAAGCTTTTGAAAGTAAATAAAAAAGCCAAGAAAGCTCTATAAAGGCATGTTACTCAGGTTTGAATTGATTGTAATGGTTTAATTTAATCGGTAGTTAAAATATTATCAGAACAATTGATTGAGGTTGATGTTATTTAATGAGACAACAAACAATTAATTATCAACAATTTATGAAAAAGAACTTTTTAGGTTTAGCCTTTGCCGTTGCAATACTAGCCTCTATAACCACCAGTTGCAGTTCTGAACGTGCTGCCAGCGGATCGTCAGACAGCACCAGTATGATGAGTGATTCATCAGGAACAACGTCGAGACCAGTAACTACAGACTCTGCAGGTCGGGATACGGCAAGAAGAGATACTTCAAGAACGAATCCACCACAATAATAAAAAAGGCTTACCTAGGTAAGCCTTTTTTTATAGGTGCTTTAGCATATAATTGGTATGTTTCTCAAAAATATCGTCGCCCTTAAAGTATATAACCAGTGGCAAATCTTTCAGATCTTCAAGATGGTCACTATGGGTTACTACTTGGCTTTCGGGGTGCATCTGCAAGTAAGTACGTAAGCTATCCACATTCTCAAATCTTTTTACCGGTTGTTTCAATTGAAAATTATATGCCGGATTATAAAGTCGATAAGATACTAAAGGCTCATGAACAGGGTAAGTATTTAATCCGGTTGTTACCGGATTAAGGGTATAAACTTGACTGTAGGTATATAAATGAAGTATCCAGCCCGTAATCATAAACGAGAATAAAGCAAAATAGATACTGAACCTGTTTTTGTATAACGTGTTGCTATATTGGTAATATAAAGCTATAGCAATGCCAGTGGGCAACAATAAATAGGGTAGCCATGTATAACTTAACGGTTTTAAGCTGCTTTGCTGGGGTATAATGATGTATAGCACTATAGGTATAGCACAACCAATTACTAGCAAAGCAATAATATATGGTTTGATGGTAGTATTATTGCGTAGTACCTGATCTATATAGTTAGCCAACAAGATGCTTAGCAACGGATAGCATGGCATAGCATAGTTTGGGAGTTTAGTGCTGCAAAAGCTAAAGAAAACAACAATCACTATAACGCCAACTGCAACAAACCGGATAAAACTATTAATAAGCGCTTTTTTATAAGTATGTACAGTTGTTTGATAAATAAAAACAGAAGATGGTAGCAGTCCTACAATTATATACAAAGTAGTTAACAAAAAGAAACCGCCATGCTTTTCTTTCGGACTAATGTAACGGTGGTAGTTATGTTTAAGTAAAAATTCGCTGGTCCATAAGCCATGGGTTTGCCGATCAACGAGATAATACCATGGCAAGCTGATTGATATTAAAATCATTATACCATACCACGGTTTGAATTGAACTATAGTAGCCCAGGTAAGCTGTTTTTGTAAAAGCAGAAATGTAGTAATTGTTATTACCGGTAATAACAAGGCAACAGGCCCTTTAGCCAACAAGCCAAAACCTATACATACATAAAAGTAGAATGCATACTTAAACTGTGTAAATGATGAGTTATAAAACAAGTAGATGCTATAAAGCGCTAGTATTATCAACAAAATTAAATATGGATCCGGAACGGCCATGCGCATTTCTAAACCAAAATGCCATGAACTGAGCAGTATGAACCCACTTAAAAGCCCAACTTGTTTGTTAATGTGTTTAGCCGCAAACAAATAAGTAGCAACAACAATCAGTAAGCCGCAAACAGCCGAAAAAAAGCGAGCCGCAAAAGCATTAACACCAAAAACTACATAAGCCGCCGTCATGAAGAAGTAATGCAATGGTGGCTTATCGGTACGTAAGGTTTGATTGAAAGTAGGTACTATCCAATTATGGTTCAGCAGCATTTCGCGGGCACATTGCGCATTTTTAGCTTCATCCAAAATGTATATAGGTGCCTTACCTAAATGAACAAAAAAGGTTATGACACTCAGGCAAACGATAAACAGCAACCGCTTGTCTGCAATTTTTAGTTTAGGTTTATAGGTGAGCATGGATAGTTTAGGAAGCCGATTAGCTACCTACAGTGGCCGGTTTGATAACCTGTTTACCTATATATAACTTTCGTACCTGATATGTTTTTTTGTTCTGCGACTCGAAGTAAGTTCGAACGTTCACTTCGGCCAGAATACCTAAGGTAATCAGCTGTATGCCGCCCAATAAAAATATCAAACCTAAAATAAGCAGGGGTTTGCCACCAATATCATGACCTAATATTTTAAGTACCAGCAAGTAAGCATTGATAATTACCCCCAGGAATAAAGAAATAAAACCGATGCTACCAAACAGGTGCATAGGCTTTTGTATGTATTTGCGAAAAAATACCATTAGTATCAAATCGCTAATTACTTTGAAGGTACGGTTAATGCCGTATTTAGATTTGCCATGAATACGGGCATGGTGCGTTACATCAACCTGCGTAATACGTGCACCCTGTAGTTTAGCCAACACAGGTATAAAACGATGTAGTTCGCCGTATAAGCCTAAGTTTTCGGCTATTTCACGCCTGAATACTTTTAATGTACAACCGTAATCTTTAATATAAACGCCAGTTAAACGGCGGATTAATGCATTGGCGATTTTGCTAGGTATTTTACGTAGAAACACACCATCCTGCCGGTTGGCACGATTACCAGCTACAACATCCCAATCTTCATCCTTCAGCTTCTGCAGCATGGAAGGAATATCATTAGGATCGTTTTGCAAATCGCCATCCAGCAAGGCCACATACTCGCCTGTAGTGTAATCAATACCGGCTGTCATGGCTGTGCTTTGGCCATAGTTTTTGCGTAACTCTACCAGCTTTATACGGTCGTCAGCATTGCGAACAATGTCCTGTTGAGTACCATCGTCCGATCCATCATCTACAAATACAACTTCATAATCCAGATTGTACAATGCTTTTCTGATTTCGGCAATCAGAGGCTGAATGTTGTCTTTTTCGTTCAGTACGGTAATAACGACAGAAAGTTCGGGCATAAGCTATGCAAGTTTGAATACCAGCGCACAAAGATAGCTATTTTAAGCATTTGCTAAACTGCACTTTTTACCACACCACCATCAACACGTATAGCCGCGCCGTTGGTAGCCGATGAAAGCGGACTAGCCAGGTAAGCAACCATATTAGCAATTTCTTCTGGTTCAATAAAACGCTGCAAAATAGAGGTAGGTCGCATGTGCTCAAAAAACTCTTTTTCCATAGCTTCTGTACTTTTACCTTTTTCTTGAGCCAGGCTTTCTATAAAGCCACCTACACCTTTTGAAAAAGTAGGTCCGGGTAGCACCGTATTTACAGTTACATTAGTATGTTTAGTTAATTCAGCTAAGCCACGCGCCACGGCTATTTGCGCTGTTTTAGTTACGCCATAGTGAATCATCTCTTCTGGTATTTGCAAAGCTGATTCGCTGGAAACGAAAATGATGCGGCCCAAATTCTTTTTTATCATAGTATTAAAATAAGCTCTGGAAAGCCGAACGCCGCTTAATACATTTACTTCATAAAATTTCAACCAGTCATCATCAGTAATATCTGTAAACGCTTTAGGTTCAAATATGCCTACGTTGTTCACCAAAATATCTACCTCCGGTAACTGCTTGATTAATGAATTGATCTCATCTACTTTACTAAAATCAGCAGCTATGCCATGAATCTCTGTATGGCTAGTTTCTTGTTTAAGCTTATTTACGGCATCTTGAACACGTTCGTTAGTACGTCCGTTCACATAAACAGTTACACCTTCATTAGCTAAGGCTTTGGCTATAGCATACCCAATACCAGCGGTTGAACCCGTAACTAAAGCTATTTTATTTTCGAGTTGTAAATCCATGATTTCTAGTTTTGATGTGGATGTTTCATTTCATCTTGCCGCATAGGCATGGCATCAATGGTGCCGAACAATTTGGCAAGAGCAATAGGTTTGGTGCTTCTTAACTTTTCGCCACCATCTTTACCAATTAACAAAAAGGTAAAGTTTGCTTTAATACTTTTGGTGTTAAATAGAGCTTGATCATGGCTTGCAAAGTAGGTTTTGATCTCTAAATCGCGTTCCTTTAAGCTGGGTTTATCAGATTGTAATATTTGTAACTGCTCTTGCAAATACTTGTTACTGCTATTATCAGCGAACAACAAAATAAACCTTTTTTTTGGGGACAAACTTACCATGTGTATAGAAAGCAGAATTATAGTTGAAATCAGTACTTTCATTAAAGATTAACATGCGCATTTGAATAAAGTTGTTTCAAACTACTTTAAAGCATCAAAACTATATTTAGCATCGCTCCAGAACTCATCTAAAGCAACAATGCGCGGCTTGAAAAATGATATAAGTTTGGGCCAGTCGTCCCGATTAAAAATGCTTACGCCAGATAATTCTTTATAGATCCGGCTAATAGTTTTACCGTATTCGCCTGTGCTGTGTAAATTCCAGGTCCATTCTTCCTGCAGTGCATCATGCAGTACCAACTTTAATTCTTGAAACTGTTCAAAAAACAACTCCTGTATGCCAGTATCCGGGTGTGAGATTTCAATACCAATTGATGCTGAACGATTTTCGACCTGCATCCGGAAATTAACGTATTTGATACATGTTTTATAATTAATCCAGTTGATGCGCAAACCTTCGGCAGAGGGTTGGGGAGCAATGTACTGCCCAAAAGTAGTCCAGAAAGTTTGTTTAATTTGTGAAGATTGCTCTTTACTATACATGCGAATATATAAGTCGGCAACAAGCAACTTGTTTTAGTTTAAATAATTCCGACTTTTGGCAAAACTAACTACTATGAAATCGATCAGCAAATTATTTGCGGTAGGTGTATGGCTATCAACAGCCGTTTTTGCAGCTCAGTTGCAAGCCTCTAAAATTATAACACATTCAACAGTTGCCACAGATTCTACTTATTCAACAATAGGATTATTCGATGCACAAACCCGACCTGTACAGGTAAGTAAGCAGTTTGAATTTACTGAAGGGCCAGCGGTTGACAAAAAAGGTAATGTGTTTTTTACCGATCAGCCTAATGATGCTATTTGGGAGTATGATACGCAAGGCAAGCTATCCAAATTTGCTGGCCCTAGTGGCCGATCAAACGGTATGTATTTCGACCGGAAAGGAAACCTGATTTCTTGTGCTGATGATAATAATGAACTTATTTCGTTCAGCCCGGATAAGAAAAGAACCGTGTTGTTAAAAAATTTTGAAGGGCATCGGTTAAACGGACCTAATGACTTATGGGTAGATGCCCATGGAGGTATTTACTTTACCGATCCGCTTTATGTACGCGATTATTGGAATGGCCGCAAACCGGACATCTCCGGCGAAAAAGTATATTACCTACCATCAGGTAAAACTGAAGCACAAGTATTACCAATACAGGTACAAAAGCCTAATGGCATTGTAGGTACAGCCGATGGCAAGTACCTGTTTGTAGCGGATATTGGCGCCAATAAAACCTACAAGTTTGACATTGCCGCCGATGGTAAATTAACTAACCAGCGGCTATTTACGCAGCAAGGCTCAGATGGAATGACGCTGGATAGCCAAGGTAATGTGTATTTAACTGGTTCAAAAGGGGTTTATATTTACAATCCGCAAGGCATACAAATTGGCTTGATTGCCATAGCCGAGCCTTGGACTGCCAACGTTGCTTTTGGTGGCAAGCATAAAGATGTGCTTTTTATCACCGCATCAAAAGCAGTATATACTATGCAGATGAAAGTTCATGGTATAGAATAAAACAACTACATACTGACACTAAGCGGTCAATACGAATTTGCTAATAAACCAAAGAGGTGAAACATGGATACATGTTTCACCTCTTTGGTTTAAATATGAATGTACAGATTATTTTGCTTGTGCGGTTTGCATAGGTTTAGCACCTTTTACATAGGTGTTCATCCACTCGTTGATTTCCCAAAGCTTGTGCAAAAGGTTTTCCCGTCCGCGGTAGCCATGAGCTTCGTATGGTAAAAACACAAAGCGTACGGTACCACCAAAACCTTTAATGGCGTTGAACAAACGCTCGCTATTAATAGGGAAGGTGCCAGGGTTATCATCAGCATCCCCATGTATTAAAAGTATCGGCGTTTTTATTTGATTAGCAAAGCTGAACGGACTCATGTCATAATACAATTTAGGATCATCCCAATATGTACGGTCTTCATTCTGGAAACCAAAGGGAGTAAGCGTACGGTTATAAGCACCACTTTCGGCAATACCGGCCTTAAACAAACCAGTATGTGCTAATAGGTTAGCTGTCATGAAGGCACCATAGCTATGTCCGCCTACAGCAACTCGGTTTCGGTCGCCCACGCCCATATCAGCCAGTTTGTTGATTGCGGCTTCAGCATTCAACTGTAATTGTTCCACAAAGGTATCGTTTGGCTTTTTGCCGTCTTTGGCAACAATCGGCATTTCTGCATTATCTAATATAGCATAGCCCTGCGTTACAAAGAAGATTGGGCTACCACCGCCAATTACTGTAAACCGGTTTTCAGAACCACGAACCTGTGCCGCATCATCAGCCGAATTATACTCACGTGGGTAAGCCCAAATTAATACCGGCAACGGTCCGTCTTTATCCTTGTTGTAACCTTTAGGCAGATATAAATCGCCGGTCATATCTATACCGTCTGCACGTTTATATTTTACTTTTTGTTTGGTTACACCGGCAAGGCCAGGATAAGGGTTAGTGAAGCGGGTAACTGCTATATCAGCTCCTGACTGACTCAAGTTTTTGATATAGTAATTAGGAACTTCAGTTTTAGATTCACGCCGGGTTAAAACAATTAGTTTGTTCGGATCAATTACATCTACCACACTTTCATAATATCCTTCGCCACAACGCCATACAATGTCACTTTTTTTAGTGTTTAGGTCATACTTCGCTAAAAAAGGCAAATCGCCTTTAGGTGATGAACCAATTGGGTTGTTGTATAACAACTTAGTACCATTACCTGTTAATAAAATCACATCGCGGCCATAATTATTCTTAGTCGTTACAGGTTGCCCCAATGCACTGTAAGCATCCGTCTCGTTACGGTCATACAGCTTTTCTAAAACACCAGTGCTAGCATTAAACCGGCTAACACGCGTTGTTTGATTTGAACGAGAATTTTCACTCACCAAAGCTAACGTAGCATTGCCCCATTGTACATTGCGGTAACGCAATTGTGTTTTAAACAATTCTTTAGGTTCACCTGTAAAGGGTGCACTTAAAGCATATACAGCATCATGGTATTCTACTTTCTTTTTAATCATACCGCTATCCAATGGGTGTGCCCAGGTTATGGTAGCCGATTCATCATCCCGCCAGTCAAAATCGCGAGATATATTCTGCACATTATCATAGCCGGATGGTCTGCCTTCTGATGAGGGCAGCGTAGCTAATGTTTTTACCAGTTTACCATTCAAGTCAGTAATTTGTATAGTAGAAGGGAAGCCTTGTGCAGTTACTAAGTAGGAAAAAGGCTTACGGATAGTACGTTCCAGTATATATTTTTTATCGGGTGATATGCTTACACTACTGTAAATCTGCGGCTTACCTATAGGTGTTTCTATACCATTTTTGTTACGTACCAGTTGCGAAGTGCCATAAAATTCAAATAGCT
This region includes:
- a CDS encoding prolyl oligopeptidase family serine peptidase yields the protein MKKTFLCALLIASGVWVKAQDATGYQMPPKAMADLLLAKPTPSVSLNAKGEWMLLSDRNSYPSVEELARPELRIAGLRINPNNFALSRQNFISGFTLKNVKTGQTYTIVGLPAPLYAGLPTWNTNETKISFTQTTAKGVDLYVIDVAAHKATKINKQPLNTILNARVVWTDPNTVLYYTAAKPVSAAPAKPLMPKGPVIQQNLGKAAPSATYEDLIKTPYDEQLFEFYGTSQLVRNKNGIETPIGKPQIYSSVSISPDKKYILERTIRKPFSYLVTAQGFPSTIQITDLNGKLVKTLATLPSSEGRPSGYDNVQNISRDFDWRDDESATITWAHPLDSGMIKKKVEYHDAVYALSAPFTGEPKELFKTQLRYRNVQWGNATLALVSENSRSNQTTRVSRFNASTGVLEKLYDRNETDAYSALGQPVTTKNNYGRDVILLTGNGTKLLYNNPIGSSPKGDLPFLAKYDLNTKKSDIVWRCGEGYYESVVDVIDPNKLIVLTRRESKTEVPNYYIKNLSQSGADIAVTRFTNPYPGLAGVTKQKVKYKRADGIDMTGDLYLPKGYNKDKDGPLPVLIWAYPREYNSADDAAQVRGSENRFTVIGGGSPIFFVTQGYAILDNAEMPIVAKDGKKPNDTFVEQLQLNAEAAINKLADMGVGDRNRVAVGGHSYGAFMTANLLAHTGLFKAGIAESGAYNRTLTPFGFQNEDRTYWDDPKLYYDMSPFSFANQIKTPILLIHGDADDNPGTFPINSERLFNAIKGFGGTVRFVFLPYEAHGYRGRENLLHKLWEINEWMNTYVKGAKPMQTAQAK
- a CDS encoding SDR family NAD(P)-dependent oxidoreductase is translated as MDLQLENKIALVTGSTAGIGYAIAKALANEGVTVYVNGRTNERVQDAVNKLKQETSHTEIHGIAADFSKVDEINSLIKQLPEVDILVNNVGIFEPKAFTDITDDDWLKFYEVNVLSGVRLSRAYFNTMIKKNLGRIIFVSSESALQIPEEMIHYGVTKTAQIAVARGLAELTKHTNVTVNTVLPGPTFSKGVGGFIESLAQEKGKSTEAMEKEFFEHMRPTSILQRFIEPEEIANMVAYLASPLSSATNGAAIRVDGGVVKSAV
- a CDS encoding GNAT family N-acetyltransferase, with the translated sequence MQTFVNYNTFLNKGFTISTDNSLLNFDVVYSFLTKESYWAKGLTAERLHKAIAGSVCFGIYKNQEQVGFARVITDKATFAYICDVFVLQAYRGIGLSKWLIQTILNYPEFDGLRRWTLATADAHGLYQQMGFNPLNNTDRWMEIFTPYPVITDL
- a CDS encoding DUF4268 domain-containing protein — encoded protein: MLVADLYIRMYSKEQSSQIKQTFWTTFGQYIAPQPSAEGLRINWINYKTCIKYVNFRMQVENRSASIGIEISHPDTGIQELFFEQFQELKLVLHDALQEEWTWNLHSTGEYGKTISRIYKELSGVSIFNRDDWPKLISFFKPRIVALDEFWSDAKYSFDALK
- a CDS encoding DUF4174 domain-containing protein, which produces MKVLISTIILLSIHMVSLSPKKRFILLFADNSSNKYLQEQLQILQSDKPSLKERDLEIKTYFASHDQALFNTKSIKANFTFLLIGKDGGEKLRSTKPIALAKLFGTIDAMPMRQDEMKHPHQN
- a CDS encoding RNA-binding domain-containing protein, giving the protein MNIRRMILEGEGVSQDFKKTITSCEKIAKTMVSFANNKGGRLLIGVADDGSIKGVKSEDEERYMITKAAHFYARPALEPAFEEIYIDDKVVLIAEIEESDTKPHYALGDDGKWWVYIRIKDKSVLASKIVVDVLKRSDNKEGVLIEYSSKEKALLEYLDKHERITVKEYCDLLNLSRRRAQRILVNLVLSGVVRVHTTEKEEFYTAS
- a CDS encoding ArnT family glycosyltransferase; its protein translation is MLTYKPKLKIADKRLLFIVCLSVITFFVHLGKAPIYILDEAKNAQCAREMLLNHNWIVPTFNQTLRTDKPPLHYFFMTAAYVVFGVNAFAARFFSAVCGLLIVVATYLFAAKHINKQVGLLSGFILLSSWHFGLEMRMAVPDPYLILLIILALYSIYLFYNSSFTQFKYAFYFYVCIGFGLLAKGPVALLLPVITITTFLLLQKQLTWATIVQFKPWYGIMILISISLPWYYLVDRQTHGLWTSEFLLKHNYHRYISPKEKHGGFFLLTTLYIIVGLLPSSVFIYQTTVHTYKKALINSFIRFVAVGVIVIVVFFSFCSTKLPNYAMPCYPLLSILLANYIDQVLRNNTTIKPYIIALLVIGCAIPIVLYIIIPQQSSLKPLSYTWLPYLLLPTGIAIALYYQYSNTLYKNRFSIYFALFSFMITGWILHLYTYSQVYTLNPVTTGLNTYPVHEPLVSYRLYNPAYNFQLKQPVKRFENVDSLRTYLQMHPESQVVTHSDHLEDLKDLPLVIYFKGDDIFEKHTNYMLKHL
- a CDS encoding SMP-30/gluconolactonase/LRE family protein; translation: MKSISKLFAVGVWLSTAVFAAQLQASKIITHSTVATDSTYSTIGLFDAQTRPVQVSKQFEFTEGPAVDKKGNVFFTDQPNDAIWEYDTQGKLSKFAGPSGRSNGMYFDRKGNLISCADDNNELISFSPDKKRTVLLKNFEGHRLNGPNDLWVDAHGGIYFTDPLYVRDYWNGRKPDISGEKVYYLPSGKTEAQVLPIQVQKPNGIVGTADGKYLFVADIGANKTYKFDIAADGKLTNQRLFTQQGSDGMTLDSQGNVYLTGSKGVYIYNPQGIQIGLIAIAEPWTANVAFGGKHKDVLFITASKAVYTMQMKVHGIE
- a CDS encoding glycosyltransferase family 2 protein, yielding MPELSVVITVLNEKDNIQPLIAEIRKALYNLDYEVVFVDDGSDDGTQQDIVRNADDRIKLVELRKNYGQSTAMTAGIDYTTGEYVALLDGDLQNDPNDIPSMLQKLKDEDWDVVAGNRANRQDGVFLRKIPSKIANALIRRLTGVYIKDYGCTLKVFRREIAENLGLYGELHRFIPVLAKLQGARITQVDVTHHARIHGKSKYGINRTFKVISDLILMVFFRKYIQKPMHLFGSIGFISLFLGVIINAYLLVLKILGHDIGGKPLLILGLIFLLGGIQLITLGILAEVNVRTYFESQNKKTYQVRKLYIGKQVIKPATVGS